The genomic DNA tactactactgctactgctaccgctactcatgataatgataatgatagcattGCTAATGACAGCTGTGTCtatatgtatttctttgtctTTATACTATCACAAGtgaaagagggatagagatggaggaggagcattttttgtatattttaatTCGATTTTCCTCTCAGCAATTTATTGCCATCATAATATTCTATCTTTTGATTGACAAAAAAGAtatatgttctgaaataacaCGTACATTAAAATAAAAGATTCCTGAATAAGACACCCTGCAACACATTAATCATTATAAACCATAAATCTCGAATTGCACACGTGTCAGTTAAATTATGACAGTGAACAAACATGTGAAACATCAATATTGTAAAACTCGTGACTCGCAACTGTCAGtaaaaacacacagataaatggCGCCAGTGGACATGTCAGTAATGTGCATGCTGCCTGTCAAGGTTGATTGTTCGGATTGCTGTTGGGATAAAAGAACAGTAACATGTTGTTCTTACAAAGGGTGCTCAAAACCTACCACTTCTGTCTATCCGTTTGCTGTTGAAGTCCGTgaagatgattataataataataatggtaatgataataatgataagaagaagaagaagaagaagacttgtgttgctactactaccactccttctcctactgctgctgctgttgctgctactactatttccaatgataatgataaaagtgataatgataattatgtcaatatgtgtttctttgtcttaATGCTttcactaatcacacacacacacacacacacacacacacacacacacacacacacacacacacacacacacacacacacacacacacagagagagagagagagagttgattttGTGTACATTTCAGTTTGATTTAACTTTCAACATTATATTCTATCTTTTGATTGATGCATTGTATGTTTTCAGGCCGTCCCAATATGGACCCTACAGTTCGTGCTGTTCTGAATGACTTTGGCCTGGTTCAGCATACTTTTTTAGAGTCAGCAGAGCACACGTTTGTTCACGTCATCCACAGTCACTGCAGCAGAGACTTTGTACACACGGAGCTGACTGAGGAACTTAAGTCACGCTGTGGACTACAGCTGGTTCCTACACACCGTTTGCTAGATCTGCCGTCCGTGAAACCAGTGACTGACATCATTGTCATTTTGGACAATCCTGACAATAAGATGTTCCTTCAAGACACTGTCACGACCTATTGTCAGCCAGACACCCACATTCTGTTTCTGCAGACGGGAGACTATCGTCCATTCTGGATTTATAAAAGCTTTCGACAACACTCTCAcatgctgtgttctgtgtcacaGAAGAACCTGTCACACTTCTGGCACTCACTGGCCTCACTAATTGGTTTGTGACGTATCTTTGTACTTTAGAATTTAGTTTAATCATGCATGTTGTGGTATTTGCGCGTACTTTGGTAttcattctactactactactgctacccatgataatgataatgatagcaatgcTAATGACAGTTGTGTCtatatgtatttctttgtctTAATACTATCACAagtgaacgagggagagagagggatagggaggatTTTGTGTATATTTCAATTCGATTTATTCACAGCATTTTATTGCCATCGTCTTTTGATTGACACGTACATTAAAATAAAGGATTCCTGAATAAGACACCCTGCAACAAATTAATCAGTATATACCATAAATCTCGTATTGCATACGTGTTAGTTAAATTATGACATTGAACAAATATGTGAAACATCAATATTGTAAAACTCGTGACTCGCAACTGCCagtaaaaacatttgaaaaagatTTACTCTGCGATATCCACACTTTCATACAAGAACACCAGTTTTAtgtaacacatatacacacacacacgcacacacacacacacacacacacacacacacacacacacagataaatggcACCAATGGATATGTCAGTAATGTGCGTGCTGCCTGTCAAGTTTGGTTGTTCGGATTACTGTTGGGATAAAAGAACAGTAACATGTTGTTCTTGCAAGGGGTCCTCGAAACCTACTGCTTCTGCCTACCCGTTTGCTGTTGAAGTCCAAgaagatgattataattataataatgcttatgataataatgataagaaaaagaagaattgtgttgctactactaccactcctcctcctattgctgctgctgttgttgctactactactaccaatgataatgataaaaatgatcatgataatcatgtcaatatgtatttctttgtctTAACGCTttcactaatcacacacacacacacacacacacacacacacacacacacacagagagagatagagagagagttaattttgTGTACATTTTCAACATTATATTCTATCTTTTGATTGATATGTTTTCAGGCCGTCCCAATATGGACCCTACAGTTCATGCTGTTCTGAATGACTTTGGTCCGGTTCAGCATACTTTTTTAGAGTCAGCAGAGCACATGTTTGTTCACGTCATCCACAGTCACTGCAGCAGAGACTTTGTACACACGGAGCTGACTGAGGAACTGAAGTCACGCTGTGGACTACAACTGGTTCCTAGACACCGCTTGGTAGATCTGGCGTCCATAATACCAGTGACTGACATCATTGCCATTCTGGACAAGCCTGACAATGACATGTTCCTGCAAGACACTGTCACGACCTATTGTCAGCCAGACACCCACATTCTGTTTCTGCAGAAGGGACACTATCGTCCGTCCTGGATTGATCGCTGCTTTCTGCATCACACTCTGATGCTGTATTCTGTGTCACAGAAGAACCTGTCACACTTCTGGCACTCACTGGCCTCAGAAATTGGTTTGTGACGTATCTTTGTATTTTAGAATTTAGTTTAAACATGCACGCTGTGGTATTTGCGCGTACCTCGGTATTcaatctactactactgctactgctactcatgataatgatagcaatgcTAATGACAGATGTGTCtatatgtatttctttgtctTAATAGTATCGCAAgtgaaagagggatagagagggaggaggagcattttttgtatattttaatTCGGTTTTCCTCTCAGCAATTTTTGCCATCATAATATTCTATCTTTTGATTGACAAAAAAGAtatatgttctgaaataacaCGTACATTAAAATAAAAGATTCCTGAATAagacaccctgcaacacacacacacacacacacacacacacacacacacacacacacattgagatagAGAGTTGATTTTGTGTACATTTGATTTTCCTTTCCACAGTATATTCTATCTTTTGATTGATGTATTGTATGTTTTCAGGCCGTCCCAATATGGACTCTACAGTTCGTGCTGCTCTGAATGACTTTGGCCCGGTTCAGCATACTTTGTTAGAGTCAGCAGAGCACACGTTTGTTCACGTCATCCACAGTCGCTGCAGCAGAGACGTTGTATACACGGAACTGACTGAGGAACTGAAGTCACGCTGTGGACTACAGCTGGTTCCTACACACCGTTTGGTAGATCTGCCGTCCGTGAAACCAGTAACTGACATCATTGTCATTCTGGACAATCCTCACAAAGACATATTCCTGCAAAACACTGTCTATACCTGTTTTAAGCCAGACACCCACATTCTGTTTCTGCACAAGGGAGACTGTCGTCTGTTCTGGATTGTTCGCTGCTTTTTGCATCACACTCTGATGCTGTATTCTGTGTCACAGAAGAACCTGTCACACTTCTGGCACTCGCTGGCCTCACAGATTGGTTTGTGACGTATCTTTGTATTTTAGAATTTAGTTTAAACATGCATGTTGTGGTATTTGCGCGTACATTGGTATtcattctactactactgctactgctgctcataataatgataatgatagcaatgcTAATGACAGTTGTGTCtatatgtatttctttgtctTAATACTATCACAAgtgaaagagggatagagagggaggaggagcattttttgtatattttaatTCGATTTTCCTCTCAGCAATTTATTGCCATCATAATATTCTATCTTTTGATTGACAAAAAAGAtatatgttctgaaataacaCGTACATTAAAATAAAAGATTCCTGAATAAGACACCCTGCAACACATTAATCATTATAAACCATAAATCTCGAATTGCACACGTGTCAGTTAAATTATGACATCGAACAAACATGTGAAACATCAATATTGTAAAACTCGTGACTCGCAACTGCCAGTAAAAGCATTTGAAAAAGATTTACTATAACTAAGATATCCACACTTTCATACAAGAACACCAGtttcatgtaacacacacacacacacacacacacacacacacacacacacacacacagagataaatggCACCAATGGATATGTGAGTAATGTGCATGCTGCCTGTCAAGGTTGGTTGTTCGGATTGCTGTTGGGATAAAAGAACAGTAACATGTTGTTCTTGCAAGGGGGCTCGAAACCTACCACTTCTGTCTACCCGTTTGTTGTTGAAATCCGAgaagatgattataattataataatgcttatgatgataatgataagaagaagaagaagaattgtgttactactactaccactcctcctcctattgctgctgctgttgttgctactactactaccaatgataatgataaaaatgataatgataattatgtcaatatgtatttctttgtctTAACGCTttcactaatcacacacacacacacacacacacacacacacacacacacacagatagagagagagagagattttgtgtacATTTCAATTTGATTTTCCTTTCAACATTATATTCTATCTTTTGATTGATGTATTGTATGTTTTCAGGCCGTCCCAATATGGACCCTACAGTTCGTGCTGTTCTGAACGACTTTGGCCCGGTTCAACATACTTTGTTAGAGTCAGCAGAGCACACGTTTGTTCACGTCATCCACAGTCGCTGCAGCAGAGACTTTGTACACACGGAACTGACTGACGAACTGAAGTCACGCTGTGGACTACAGCTGGTTCCTACACACCGTTTGGTAGATCTGCCGTCCGTGAAACCAGTGACTGACATCATTGTCATTTTGGACAATCCTGACAATGACATGTTCCTGCAAGACACTGTCTATGCCTGTTTTAAGCCAGACACCCACATTCTGTTTCTGCAGAAGGCAAAGTATCACCCTTCCTGGATTGATGCCAGAATTCCACCCTGCAATCTGATGCTGTATCCTGAGTCACAGAAAAAAACGTTGTCAGAATTCTGGCACAGACTTGCTTCACGGATTGGTTTGTAAATtatactttttatttctttttcaaatgtatttttaggtgactccatgtttgtactTTAGCAGCCTCTTTCGCCCCCTTCAGTGATGTGTTGGTTATTGAATATTTGTCAAACGATCTGCGCTATAATTGGCTAATTccggaaaaaagaacaacaacaacaaaaaacagaccacttgggcgaatgtagGTAGTGTAAGACATTCACACTGAGCATAATGCGCAACAGCCTTTCTGTGTCTCGAGTCATATTTTAAAGCCTGATGTCTAAGATGAAAAGCGATCCGTTAAAAATTCCCATGCCATATAATTTGTATTCAAATTAACGTCCCATTAGTTGCTCCGGAGATATAATCATCAGTGTAAATTCTATATTTAGCGAAGTTTCTGCTTGAActaaatgattaaaaaacaactgCCATTAATTATTGCGTCAGCATGTCAAGGGTGCAGAAAACTGTTTAATGTTCTTTTGGCAAGATATGAATCTTGCAAGAAGCAAGCTAAGCTACAGAAGATGGATACCAGCAATGTATCCATACTTCACTATGGAAGTGAATCTAAGAGGGAAGAATGAGTTGAGTACTTCAAATCGTGGAGAAAGTCTTGTAGCCAGCAGATCTAAGAGGCTAACTCAGCTCCACGGCCGTAGTCTACAGGTAATGCCTTGGGCAGCAGTGAGTTCGTGAAGGATACAAAGAGGGGCAGCGGCCCATGTACCAGGGTGGACGTGCTTATGTTACTGTACGAGTGTTGTTAACAATTTCCAACCAGACTGTGACGCGAGTGACAATCACCCGGTTTGCCACTGGTTTAAACACGAGTTACCAAAGCATGAATCCTATGTTGCTAATTGTGTGCATCCTATGAAGTACGTCTGTTTGCTTTAATATCACATTTACACTTTCTGATAAGGAAACTAGCTCATAATGTAACGGACAGTTAttctgatgtgatgatgatgatgtgatttgTTGCTTGTTTAATATTTCAGAAAAACACAAGCTCAGCACGCTCACAGAGATGGTGGGAAGTACAGGAAGCCAGCAACATGAACAGACAAGTTCAACAGGGAGCTGCTCCAAAGAAACCGAGCAGTCCACTGACCAGCACTCTACCGTCGAATCTGGAGACATCATGGATGCTGAATCTGTCAACACAAACCTTGGGAACTCTAACACCGGATGCTTTGAAGATGTCAAACATGTGCACAAGACAGAAGAGCAGCAGCCAGCAGACCTACAGACCACATCAGGAATGCAGACAGTCATTCAGGGTGTGGAATCAGATGTGGGAAGCCAAGAATCAGATGACTCCATTAGCTGTCATAATGACGGAGACGAGTCTTGCAGAAGTCATTGTTCATATTGTTCAACAACATCATCTGCATCATCTCTATCAGATTTTGAACAGTCTGATACAGAAGAGCAGCAGCCAGCAGACCTACAGACCACATCAGGAATGCAGACACTCATTCAAGGTGTGGAATCAGATGTTGGAAGTCAAGAATCAGATGACTCCATTAGCTGTCATAATGACGGAGACGAGTCTTGCAGAAGTCATTGTTCATATTGTTCAACAACATCACCTGCATCATCTCTATCAAATTTTGAACAGTCTGATTACTCTGATGAGAACAGTGGTGAGGTCAATATTGGCGGCAAGTGTCATGCATCAGATGCATATCGGTCAGAAAATACTGTCCCCCCTCCAATATTTGTGGAAGACTGGCAGACGTCCATTGTCTTGAACAAAGAAGGTGGCTGTCTAAAACAAGACAACTCCGATGTGGTTCTTCGCGTGCCAGCTGATGCTGTTGAGGACAACCCCGTCGAGGTACACGCTGCAGTGTGTGCTAATGTGGATCACATCAGAGACGTGCTGAAACTGTCAGATGATGAGGAGGTGATATCACCCGTTGCTGAGTACTGGGCTGGGGAAATTTTCCACTTCCAACGTCCTGTGACTGTGGAACTCCCCCACATTTTGCCCTCGGACTGTGACCCAGAACTCGTTTACGTTTATCATGTCTCCCGGAACCAACATGGCAAAGTCTGCGTGAGCAGGCTGAAACATGAGAAAGATGACGATACACCTGGAGGAGTGACTCTCCCACATGACCAGATCATCAGCCAGGATAAGGTAACCCTTTCACCTGCAAATGAAGAAACTGTACAAAATGTGGAATCTGAGGCAGCAGCAAGTACTGGAGAACCAAATTCACATGATGGTATGATAGAACGATTGGGCAATTTCAAAATTTTACCAGAGGGCATAGTGACAATTTCAACTTGCCGATTTTGTGGTTATGTTTGTGTCAAGTGCAatgccaagaaaaagaaaaatcctcCTTTATATGTCATGGGATGTGTTCGTGACAGCTCTGAGCGATGGATCGAGATTTCCTCTTGTGTATGGGATGCAAGACTGAAAATCAGTGACTTCAGAAAGGTAAGAGTTTATGCATGACATATATGGAAACCATTTGCTCTTTGTTGAGGACCATCAGCTTTAAGTTTACTTTTGGGTCTTGGAAATAGTGTGGGAGCATACACATGCATGGACAGTCTGTGATTACTA from Babylonia areolata isolate BAREFJ2019XMU chromosome 11, ASM4173473v1, whole genome shotgun sequence includes the following:
- the LOC143287682 gene encoding uncharacterized protein LOC143287682 isoform X1, which codes for MDPTVRAVQHTLLESAEHTFVHVIHSHCSRDFVHTELTDELKSRCGLQLVPTHRLVDLPSVKPVTDIIVILDKSKDIFLDDTVTTYFQPDTHVLFLQTGDYRPSWIDRYFPHHTLMLCSVSQKNLSHFWHSLASLIGRPNMDPTVRAVLNDFGLVQHTLLESAEHTFVHVIHSHCSRDFVHTELTEELKSCCGLQLVPTHRLVDLASVKPVTDIIVILDKSKNIFLHDTVKTYFQPDTHVLFLQTGDYRPSWIDRCFPHHTLMLYSVSQKNLSHFWHSLASLIGRPNMDPTVRAVLNDFGPVQHTLLESAEHTFVHVIHSHYSRDFVHTELTDELKSRCGLQLVPTHRLVDLPSVKPVTDIIVILNNPANDMFLQNTVYTYCQPDTHILFLQKGDYRLSWIVRCFLHHTLMLYSVSQKNLSHFWHSLASQIGRPNMDPTVRAVLNDFGLVQHTFLESAEHTFVHVIHSHCSRDFVHTELTEELKSRCGLQLVPTHRLLDLPSVKPVTDIIVILDNPDNKMFLQDTVTTYCQPDTHILFLQTGDYRPFWIYKSFRQHSHMLCSVSQKNLSHFWHSLASLIGRPNMDPTVHAVLNDFGPVQHTFLESAEHMFVHVIHSHCSRDFVHTELTEELKSRCGLQLVPRHRLVDLASIIPVTDIIAILDKPDNDMFLQDTVTTYCQPDTHILFLQKGHYRPSWIDRCFLHHTLMLYSVSQKNLSHFWHSLASEIGRPNMDSTVRAALNDFGPVQHTLLESAEHTFVHVIHSRCSRDVVYTELTEELKSRCGLQLVPTHRLVDLPSVKPVTDIIVILDNPHKDIFLQNTVYTCFKPDTHILFLHKGDCRLFWIVRCFLHHTLMLYSVSQKNLSHFWHSLASQIGRPNMDPTVRAVLNDFGPVQHTLLESAEHTFVHVIHSRCSRDFVHTELTDELKSRCGLQLVPTHRLVDLPSVKPVTDIIVILDNPDNDMFLQDTVYACFKPDTHILFLQKAKYHPSWIDARIPPCNLMLYPESQKKTLSEFWHRLASRIEKHKLSTLTEMVGSTGSQQHEQTSSTGSCSKETEQSTDQHSTVESGDIMDAESVNTNLGNSNTGCFEDVKHVHKTEEQQPADLQTTSGMQTVIQGVESDVGSQESDDSISCHNDGDESCRSHCSYCSTTSSASSLSDFEQSDTEEQQPADLQTTSGMQTLIQGVESDVGSQESDDSISCHNDGDESCRSHCSYCSTTSPASSLSNFEQSDYSDENSGEVNIGGKCHASDAYRSENTVPPPIFVEDWQTSIVLNKEGGCLKQDNSDVVLRVPADAVEDNPVEVHAAVCANVDHIRDVLKLSDDEEVISPVAEYWAGEIFHFQRPVTVELPHILPSDCDPELVYVYHVSRNQHGKVCVSRLKHEKDDDTPGGVTLPHDQIISQDKVTLSPANEETVQNVESEAAASTGEPNSHDGMIERLGNFKILPEGIVTISTCRFCGYVCVKCNAKKKKNPPLYVMGCVRDSSERWIEISSCVWDARLKISDFRKEYGVEPGNDKKYLNRLENLTDSKLYMRLRLSEGFSHCLDVQGNPLLPELKKYDIPSMLSCKKCITRGKFFPISNDWILEPRNGYVLSPDHVFVVDVTHVAANVSPSWQDVDQREKLTTVVVKMPESQWTKELQALSTAELESMAKNLNISEPRGTESRRDQFIQRLTREGPVKVLLHLVSQVSHSHNSRVPDVSSPRTTSPQMPQGSESPSVIGGSDETEPDLHETQRKRIHTTSPQMPQGPASPNVDGGSDETEPDLEETQRNGIHTTSAQMPQMSGLTISVNRGSADETEPDCHETQMKRTHCSGSQNIPYGIQETLNELPRPVFQESIHFSMPTSVTSEPKTDFSYSKRNEERDGPHEAQCILDSAPRLSHASSSSFLRNYERSGTPHELNSIGNMSSTQAWTRRQQADGLPSRSLRYSKETVQGGDGMEDYFAEMGK
- the LOC143287682 gene encoding uncharacterized protein LOC143287682 isoform X3, which gives rise to MDPTVRAVQHTLLESAEHTFVHVIHSHCSRDFVHTELTDELKSRCGLQLVPTHRLVDLPSVKPVTDIIVILDKSKDIFLDDTVTTYFQPDTHVLFLQTGDYRPSWIDRYFPHHTLMLCSVSQKNLSHFWHSLASLIGRPNMDPTVRAVLNDFGLVQHTLLESAEHTFVHVIHSHCSRDFVHTELTEELKSCCGLQLVPTHRLVDLASVKPVTDIIVILDKSKNIFLHDTVKTYFQPDTHVLFLQTGDYRPSWIDRCFPHHTLMLYSVSQKNLSHFWHSLASLIGRPNMDPTVRAVLNDFGPVQHTLLESAEHTFVHVIHSHYSRDFVHTELTDELKSRCGLQLVPTHRLVDLPSVKPVTDIIVILNNPANDMFLQNTVYTYCQPDTHILFLQKGDYRLSWIVRCFLHHTLMLYSVSQKNLSHFWHSLASQIGRPNMDPTVRAVLNDFGLVQHTFLESAEHTFVHVIHSHCSRDFVHTELTEELKSRCGLQLVPTHRLLDLPSVKPVTDIIVILDNPDNKMFLQDTVTTYCQPDTHILFLQTGDYRPFWIYKSFRQHSHMLCSVSQKNLSHFWHSLASLIGRPNMDPTVHAVLNDFGPVQHTFLESAEHMFVHVIHSHCSRDFVHTELTEELKSRCGLQLVPRHRLVDLASIIPVTDIIAILDKPDNDMFLQDTVTTYCQPDTHILFLQKGHYRPSWIDRCFLHHTLMLYSVSQKNLSHFWHSLASEIGRPNMDPTVRAVLNDFGPVQHTLLESAEHTFVHVIHSRCSRDFVHTELTDELKSRCGLQLVPTHRLVDLPSVKPVTDIIVILDNPDNDMFLQDTVYACFKPDTHILFLQKAKYHPSWIDARIPPCNLMLYPESQKKTLSEFWHRLASRIEKHKLSTLTEMVGSTGSQQHEQTSSTGSCSKETEQSTDQHSTVESGDIMDAESVNTNLGNSNTGCFEDVKHVHKTEEQQPADLQTTSGMQTVIQGVESDVGSQESDDSISCHNDGDESCRSHCSYCSTTSSASSLSDFEQSDTEEQQPADLQTTSGMQTLIQGVESDVGSQESDDSISCHNDGDESCRSHCSYCSTTSPASSLSNFEQSDYSDENSGEVNIGGKCHASDAYRSENTVPPPIFVEDWQTSIVLNKEGGCLKQDNSDVVLRVPADAVEDNPVEVHAAVCANVDHIRDVLKLSDDEEVISPVAEYWAGEIFHFQRPVTVELPHILPSDCDPELVYVYHVSRNQHGKVCVSRLKHEKDDDTPGGVTLPHDQIISQDKVTLSPANEETVQNVESEAAASTGEPNSHDGMIERLGNFKILPEGIVTISTCRFCGYVCVKCNAKKKKNPPLYVMGCVRDSSERWIEISSCVWDARLKISDFRKEYGVEPGNDKKYLNRLENLTDSKLYMRLRLSEGFSHCLDVQGNPLLPELKKYDIPSMLSCKKCITRGKFFPISNDWILEPRNGYVLSPDHVFVVDVTHVAANVSPSWQDVDQREKLTTVVVKMPESQWTKELQALSTAELESMAKNLNISEPRGTESRRDQFIQRLTREGPVKVLLHLVSQVSHSHNSRVPDVSSPRTTSPQMPQGSESPSVIGGSDETEPDLHETQRKRIHTTSPQMPQGPASPNVDGGSDETEPDLEETQRNGIHTTSAQMPQMSGLTISVNRGSADETEPDCHETQMKRTHCSGSQNIPYGIQETLNELPRPVFQESIHFSMPTSVTSEPKTDFSYSKRNEERDGPHEAQCILDSAPRLSHASSSSFLRNYERSGTPHELNSIGNMSSTQAWTRRQQADGLPSRSLRYSKETVQGGDGMEDYFAEMGK
- the LOC143287682 gene encoding uncharacterized protein LOC143287682 isoform X5, whose protein sequence is MDPTVRAVQHTLLESAEHTFVHVIHSHCSRDFVHTELTDELKSRCGLQLVPTHRLVDLPSVKPVTDIIVILDKSKDIFLDDTVTTYFQPDTHVLFLQTGDYRPSWIDRYFPHHTLMLCSVSQKNLSHFWHSLASLIGRPNMDPTVRAVLNDFGLVQHTLLESAEHTFVHVIHSHCSRDFVHTELTEELKSCCGLQLVPTHRLVDLASVKPVTDIIVILDKSKNIFLHDTVKTYFQPDTHVLFLQTGDYRPSWIDRCFPHHTLMLYSVSQKNLSHFWHSLASLIGRPNMDPTVRAVLNDFGLVQHTFLESAEHTFVHVIHSHCSRDFVHTELTEELKSRCGLQLVPTHRLLDLPSVKPVTDIIVILDNPDNKMFLQDTVTTYCQPDTHILFLQTGDYRPFWIYKSFRQHSHMLCSVSQKNLSHFWHSLASLIGRPNMDPTVHAVLNDFGPVQHTFLESAEHMFVHVIHSHCSRDFVHTELTEELKSRCGLQLVPRHRLVDLASIIPVTDIIAILDKPDNDMFLQDTVTTYCQPDTHILFLQKGHYRPSWIDRCFLHHTLMLYSVSQKNLSHFWHSLASEIGRPNMDSTVRAALNDFGPVQHTLLESAEHTFVHVIHSRCSRDVVYTELTEELKSRCGLQLVPTHRLVDLPSVKPVTDIIVILDNPHKDIFLQNTVYTCFKPDTHILFLHKGDCRLFWIVRCFLHHTLMLYSVSQKNLSHFWHSLASQIGRPNMDPTVRAVLNDFGPVQHTLLESAEHTFVHVIHSRCSRDFVHTELTDELKSRCGLQLVPTHRLVDLPSVKPVTDIIVILDNPDNDMFLQDTVYACFKPDTHILFLQKAKYHPSWIDARIPPCNLMLYPESQKKTLSEFWHRLASRIEKHKLSTLTEMVGSTGSQQHEQTSSTGSCSKETEQSTDQHSTVESGDIMDAESVNTNLGNSNTGCFEDVKHVHKTEEQQPADLQTTSGMQTVIQGVESDVGSQESDDSISCHNDGDESCRSHCSYCSTTSSASSLSDFEQSDTEEQQPADLQTTSGMQTLIQGVESDVGSQESDDSISCHNDGDESCRSHCSYCSTTSPASSLSNFEQSDYSDENSGEVNIGGKCHASDAYRSENTVPPPIFVEDWQTSIVLNKEGGCLKQDNSDVVLRVPADAVEDNPVEVHAAVCANVDHIRDVLKLSDDEEVISPVAEYWAGEIFHFQRPVTVELPHILPSDCDPELVYVYHVSRNQHGKVCVSRLKHEKDDDTPGGVTLPHDQIISQDKVTLSPANEETVQNVESEAAASTGEPNSHDGMIERLGNFKILPEGIVTISTCRFCGYVCVKCNAKKKKNPPLYVMGCVRDSSERWIEISSCVWDARLKISDFRKEYGVEPGNDKKYLNRLENLTDSKLYMRLRLSEGFSHCLDVQGNPLLPELKKYDIPSMLSCKKCITRGKFFPISNDWILEPRNGYVLSPDHVFVVDVTHVAANVSPSWQDVDQREKLTTVVVKMPESQWTKELQALSTAELESMAKNLNISEPRGTESRRDQFIQRLTREGPVKVLLHLVSQVSHSHNSRVPDVSSPRTTSPQMPQGSESPSVIGGSDETEPDLHETQRKRIHTTSPQMPQGPASPNVDGGSDETEPDLEETQRNGIHTTSAQMPQMSGLTISVNRGSADETEPDCHETQMKRTHCSGSQNIPYGIQETLNELPRPVFQESIHFSMPTSVTSEPKTDFSYSKRNEERDGPHEAQCILDSAPRLSHASSSSFLRNYERSGTPHELNSIGNMSSTQAWTRRQQADGLPSRSLRYSKETVQGGDGMEDYFAEMGK
- the LOC143287682 gene encoding uncharacterized protein LOC143287682 isoform X2; amino-acid sequence: MDPTVRAVLNDFGLVQHTLLESAEHTFVHVIHSHCSRDFVHTELTEELKSCCGLQLVPTHRLVDLASVKPVTDIIVILDKSKNIFLHDTVKTYFQPDTHVLFLQTGDYRPSWIDRCFPHHTLMLYSVSQKNLSHFWHSLASLIGRPNMDPTVRAVLNDFGPVQHTLLESAEHTFVHVIHSHYSRDFVHTELTDELKSRCGLQLVPTHRLVDLPSVKPVTDIIVILNNPANDMFLQNTVYTYCQPDTHILFLQKGDYRLSWIVRCFLHHTLMLYSVSQKNLSHFWHSLASQIGRPNMDPTVRAVLNDFGLVQHTFLESAEHTFVHVIHSHCSRDFVHTELTEELKSRCGLQLVPTHRLLDLPSVKPVTDIIVILDNPDNKMFLQDTVTTYCQPDTHILFLQTGDYRPFWIYKSFRQHSHMLCSVSQKNLSHFWHSLASLIGRPNMDPTVHAVLNDFGPVQHTFLESAEHMFVHVIHSHCSRDFVHTELTEELKSRCGLQLVPRHRLVDLASIIPVTDIIAILDKPDNDMFLQDTVTTYCQPDTHILFLQKGHYRPSWIDRCFLHHTLMLYSVSQKNLSHFWHSLASEIGRPNMDSTVRAALNDFGPVQHTLLESAEHTFVHVIHSRCSRDVVYTELTEELKSRCGLQLVPTHRLVDLPSVKPVTDIIVILDNPHKDIFLQNTVYTCFKPDTHILFLHKGDCRLFWIVRCFLHHTLMLYSVSQKNLSHFWHSLASQIGRPNMDPTVRAVLNDFGPVQHTLLESAEHTFVHVIHSRCSRDFVHTELTDELKSRCGLQLVPTHRLVDLPSVKPVTDIIVILDNPDNDMFLQDTVYACFKPDTHILFLQKAKYHPSWIDARIPPCNLMLYPESQKKTLSEFWHRLASRIEKHKLSTLTEMVGSTGSQQHEQTSSTGSCSKETEQSTDQHSTVESGDIMDAESVNTNLGNSNTGCFEDVKHVHKTEEQQPADLQTTSGMQTVIQGVESDVGSQESDDSISCHNDGDESCRSHCSYCSTTSSASSLSDFEQSDTEEQQPADLQTTSGMQTLIQGVESDVGSQESDDSISCHNDGDESCRSHCSYCSTTSPASSLSNFEQSDYSDENSGEVNIGGKCHASDAYRSENTVPPPIFVEDWQTSIVLNKEGGCLKQDNSDVVLRVPADAVEDNPVEVHAAVCANVDHIRDVLKLSDDEEVISPVAEYWAGEIFHFQRPVTVELPHILPSDCDPELVYVYHVSRNQHGKVCVSRLKHEKDDDTPGGVTLPHDQIISQDKVTLSPANEETVQNVESEAAASTGEPNSHDGMIERLGNFKILPEGIVTISTCRFCGYVCVKCNAKKKKNPPLYVMGCVRDSSERWIEISSCVWDARLKISDFRKEYGVEPGNDKKYLNRLENLTDSKLYMRLRLSEGFSHCLDVQGNPLLPELKKYDIPSMLSCKKCITRGKFFPISNDWILEPRNGYVLSPDHVFVVDVTHVAANVSPSWQDVDQREKLTTVVVKMPESQWTKELQALSTAELESMAKNLNISEPRGTESRRDQFIQRLTREGPVKVLLHLVSQVSHSHNSRVPDVSSPRTTSPQMPQGSESPSVIGGSDETEPDLHETQRKRIHTTSPQMPQGPASPNVDGGSDETEPDLEETQRNGIHTTSAQMPQMSGLTISVNRGSADETEPDCHETQMKRTHCSGSQNIPYGIQETLNELPRPVFQESIHFSMPTSVTSEPKTDFSYSKRNEERDGPHEAQCILDSAPRLSHASSSSFLRNYERSGTPHELNSIGNMSSTQAWTRRQQADGLPSRSLRYSKETVQGGDGMEDYFAEMGK